A segment of the Candidatus Brevundimonas phytovorans genome:
GCGCGGTCCAGGGCCTCGATGGCCTGGGCCGGATGCTCGGCCAGGTCGCGGGCGACCAGGTTCAGGGCGCTGTCGGTCAGGGCGAGGCGAGCGGCCACCTGGCCGGCGGCGCGCCGGGCGTCCAGCCGGAGGGCCTCGACCCGGACGGCGTCGGCTTCGCGCTGGGGGCGGCTGTCGTCGCGGATGACCAGCAGGGCGTAGGCGGTGATGACGAGGGCGGCGGCGAGCAGCAGGGCGCGCACCCACGGCAGGTGGCCGCGCGTGGTCTGGTCCGAGGCCCGACGGCCCGGCTGATAGCTGCGGCGCTCCTTGCCCTGCAAGCCGACCCTCTCATCCTGAAACAGCAGGCGAGAATCTAGGCTGCGTCGCGGATTCCTGTCGAGGCCCGGCGTGGCGGTGGTTTCACCTTAGGGGCGAGTAGATGCAGGAAAGACTCAGGCGGCGTCTTCGGCGACGACGGTCTGCGCGCGCGAGGCGTCGCCGGGCGCGGCCAGGGCGTCGGTGATCTGGCGCAGGATGTCGCGGGCGCGACGGGCCAGATGCAGGCTTTCCGGGGGGGCGTCGTCGGGGGCCTCAGACACTGTTTCGATCAGCTCGCGGGCCAGGTCCATCAGGTCGGGCGCGGCGGCGATCAGGCGCGACTGGAACTCGATCCGCTCAGGATCGCGGTCATACTCGGCGCCCGGCACGCGCCAGCCGCCCCAGTCGGCCTTGTCGGTCACGACCACCGGATAGGAGCCGGGGAAGGGGTGGTGGGCGCAGTCGGCCGGTTCCTGCCACTTGTTGCGGGCGCGCAGGATGCGCCAGTCGCCGAGGACGGTGGCGGCGGCGTCCTCAGTCGGCAGTTGCAGTTCGGCGGCCTGGAATTCGCGGCCCAGCCCGACCTCGTAGGTGATGCGGACGGGCTCATCGAAGCCCTTGGCCCAGACAGGCAGGACCTTTTCGATCTGCGCCCAGGCGCCGACGCTCTCGACCCAGACCTTCTGGCCCTTCTGGAACTGTGCGCGCGCCATGCCGAAATCTCCCCTGCGAAGGGGCAGCATGGCGCGCCAGCCGTTATCGTCGGGTTCCGTCTCGTGGTTAGCGAGCGGTAAAGGCGGTTCAGGACGAGCGCGAAATCTCTTCCAGGGCCTCGCCGGCGTATTTTTCCTTCACCCGCGTCGACAGGTCGCCCAGAGAGACGACGCCGACCAGGCGGCCGTCCTTGTCCACGACGGGCAGGCGGCGCACCTGACGCGAGCTCATCAGATCCAGCGCGACCTTGAGGTCGTCGTCGGCGCGGACGACGAGGGCGTCGCGGCTGAGGAACTCGACCACGCGGGCGTTGGGCGCGGCGCCTGCCGCCACGGCGCGGACGGTGATGTCGCGGTCGGTGATGGCCCCGACCAGATTGTCGCCGTCGGCGACGGGGATGAAGCCGAAATCGCCCGCCGCCATGCGGGCGGCGACTTCTTGCAGGGTGTCGTTGGGACGGGCCACCTGCACGTCCTTGCTCATCACGTCGCGGATTTTCATGGGCATCTCCAGCCGGTTCGGATCTGGCCCTTGGAACCCCTCGGCCGGGGGCTGGTTCCGGCGCGGGGCGAACGAGGCTCGCCATCGCGACGGTTCGTGCCCACAATGGCGGCTCAGGTTTGAGGCAAGGGTGAGCGATGGCCGAGGCGACGACGGGACTGGATCTGGGCCATGTGGCGGCTCTGCTGGCGGCGGGGGTCGTGGCGGTGCCGGTCTTTCGCAAGATCGGGCTCGGCTCGGTGCTGGGCTATCTGGCGGCCGGGGCGGCCATTGGCCCGTTCGGCCTGGCCCTGTTCCGTGAGCCCGAGGTCATCCTGCACGTCGCCGAGTTCGGCGTGGTCATCTTCCTGTTCATCATCGGTCTGGAGATGCGGCCCAAGCGCCTGTGGGGGATGAGGAACGAGATCTTCGGCCTGGGCGCGGCCCAGGTCGGGCTGGCGGGTCTGGCGTTGACGCTGACGGCCATGGCGGCAGGGGTGTCGGCGCCGGTGGCCTTCGTCGGGGCCATGGGCTTCGTCATGTCGTCCACCGCCGTCATCGTGCAGATGCTGGAAGAACGCGGCGACCTGCCGACGCCGCAGGGGCAGAGGGCGGTCAGCATCCTGCTGTTCGAGGACCTGGCCATCGTGCCGTTGCTGGCCATTGTCGCCATTCTGGCGGCCTCGGTCGGGACGGCGAGTGAGAGCGCCACGCCCCTGTGGCAGACCATTGGCCTGGCGGTCGCGGCGGTGGCCGGGGTGCTGGTCATCGGGCGTTATGCGATCAATCCGGCCTTCCGTTTCCTGGCCCGGAACGGCGGGCGCGAGGTAATGACGGCGGCGGCCCTGCTGGTGGTCGCGGGCACGGCCTGGATCATGAACGAGGTCGGCCTGTCGATGGCCATGGGCGCCTTCCTGGCCGGGGTGCTTTTGTCGGACTCGACCTTCCGGC
Coding sequences within it:
- a CDS encoding CBS domain-containing protein, whose amino-acid sequence is MKIRDVMSKDVQVARPNDTLQEVAARMAAGDFGFIPVADGDNLVGAITDRDITVRAVAAGAAPNARVVEFLSRDALVVRADDDLKVALDLMSSRQVRRLPVVDKDGRLVGVVSLGDLSTRVKEKYAGEALEEISRSS